Proteins from one Verrucomicrobiia bacterium genomic window:
- a CDS encoding glycoside hydrolase family 15 protein: ASALLIPLVDFLPFDDPRVISTREAIEKNLVSHGLVYRYLSEDGLPGSEGTFLICTFWLIANLAGQGRLDEAKKIFEHLAGFANDVGLLPEEMNPGTGEFLGNFPQGFSHLALVRTARALSMREKGQHAAAADFVKEGSV, translated from the coding sequence CGCCAGCGCTCTGCTCATCCCCCTCGTGGATTTTTTACCCTTCGACGACCCGCGCGTCATTTCCACACGTGAGGCCATCGAAAAAAATCTGGTTTCCCACGGCCTGGTTTACCGCTACCTGTCCGAAGACGGGCTTCCCGGTTCCGAAGGCACGTTCCTGATCTGCACGTTCTGGCTGATCGCCAATCTCGCCGGTCAGGGCAGGCTCGACGAGGCAAAAAAGATTTTCGAACACCTGGCGGGCTTTGCAAACGACGTGGGGCTGCTTCCGGAAGAAATGAATCCGGGCACCGGGGAATTTCTCGGGAATTTCCCCCAGGGGTTCAGCCATCTCGCGCTTGTGCGCACGGCGCGCGCGCTTTCGATGAGGGAGAAGGGGCAACATGCGGCCGCGGCCGATTTCGTCAAAGAGGGCTCGGTGTGA
- a CDS encoding SRPBCC family protein codes for MKNPTSNAGPVPAQTLSVAIRCNAARVYDFVSNPENLPQWAPAFCLSVKRLDGHWLIETPQGPLKLQFAPKNDLGVLDHYITPPSGAEIFVPMRVVPNESGSEMLFTLFQRPGMSYEDYRSDLELVERDLATLKQVLETE; via the coding sequence ATGAAGAATCCGACGAGTAATGCCGGTCCCGTGCCGGCCCAGACGCTGAGCGTCGCGATCCGCTGCAACGCCGCGAGAGTCTATGACTTCGTGTCCAATCCCGAAAATCTTCCCCAATGGGCGCCGGCCTTCTGCCTTTCCGTGAAACGGCTGGATGGGCACTGGCTGATCGAGACGCCGCAGGGGCCGCTGAAACTGCAGTTCGCGCCGAAGAACGATCTCGGCGTGCTCGACCACTACATCACGCCGCCGTCGGGCGCGGAAATTTTCGTGCCCATGCGCGTCGTGCCTAACGAAAGCGGCTCCGAGATGCTGTTCACGCTTTTTCAGCGGCCGGGCATGTCGTACGAGGATTACCGCTCCGACCTGGAACTTGTGGAGCGCGATCTCGCGACGCTCAAACAGGTCCTCGAAACCGAATAA
- a CDS encoding alpha/beta hydrolase, which yields MLAYSEAGKGKPVVLVHAFPLSSKMWEEQVRLVSRFARVITPEIPGLGKSARQAEPSIPQTAAGVAEILDKLGIHEPVMIGGLSMGGYVMLEFLRQFPERVRGLGFFATRANADSPEVKEKRVKTIEKISREGLAAFVPGVIQNLLGATTRANNPALVKKVEGLILENTGEGVCEATRAMAGRRDSQDLLGAIRCPAIVIGGMEDTFVTAQETEAMQKCIPGAELHLLEKKGHLVNLEAPEIFNGLLERFIRKL from the coding sequence ATGCTTGCTTACTCCGAAGCCGGAAAAGGAAAACCCGTCGTGCTCGTGCATGCGTTCCCGCTTTCCTCCAAAATGTGGGAAGAGCAGGTGCGCCTCGTGTCGCGTTTCGCGCGCGTCATCACGCCCGAAATTCCCGGCCTCGGCAAATCCGCGCGCCAGGCCGAGCCTTCGATTCCTCAAACCGCGGCCGGCGTGGCGGAGATTCTGGATAAACTCGGCATCCATGAGCCGGTCATGATCGGCGGGCTTTCCATGGGCGGCTACGTCATGCTTGAATTCCTGCGCCAGTTTCCGGAACGCGTCCGCGGTCTGGGATTTTTCGCGACGCGCGCCAACGCCGACTCCCCGGAAGTGAAAGAAAAGCGCGTGAAGACAATCGAAAAGATTTCCAGGGAAGGCCTTGCCGCGTTCGTGCCCGGCGTCATCCAAAATCTGCTCGGCGCGACCACGAGGGCGAACAACCCGGCGCTCGTCAAAAAAGTTGAAGGCCTGATCCTGGAAAATACGGGCGAAGGCGTGTGCGAGGCGACGCGCGCCATGGCCGGCCGCCGCGACTCGCAGGATCTTTTGGGCGCGATCCGCTGCCCCGCGATCGTGATCGGGGGCATGGAAGACACTTTCGTCACCGCGCAGGAAACCGAAGCCATGCAAAAATGCATTCCCGGCGCCGAGCTGCATCTGCTTGAAAAAAAGGGACACCTGGTCAATCTCGAGGCGCCGGAAATCTTCAACGGCCTGCTCGAGCGCTTTATAAGGAAGCTCTGA
- a CDS encoding FAD-dependent oxidoreductase, which yields MTAKKRIIIIGAGISGLAAANELAGFTDVTVIEARDRLGGRIWTDRSWGKPLELGAQVVHGATGNPIMDLVQKAHPRTIAAEYSNFYLYDADGKLVDDAIAAENREEFESVVTGITKAAPYLSPHLSAEHVVDQHPQTRAVPPPLRQWFKESQVIYSGADLAFHAGRYYSQENEFEGPNLVFPEGYDQVLKNLTRLDYAHILTGHQVRVVRWNPHAVCVDTDHGEFLGDCALITLPLGVLQAGIVRFEPDLPQWKRAALERLGMGVLDMVFLDFGQVFWPADRDFIGIASPDAPFTRFVNRFRLTQAPVLVALAGGNKARKMEILDDDEIVAQAMTSLRVAFPGAPQPVRTRITRWATDPLACGSYSYIPTGASPDDYEILSQPVADRLFFAGEATNKQFPCTVHGAYLSGLREAARLLA from the coding sequence ATGACGGCAAAGAAACGCATCATCATCATCGGCGCGGGAATCTCCGGCCTTGCCGCCGCCAACGAACTCGCCGGCTTCACGGACGTGACCGTGATCGAAGCGCGCGACCGCCTGGGCGGCAGGATCTGGACGGACCGCAGCTGGGGAAAACCGCTCGAGCTCGGCGCCCAGGTCGTGCACGGCGCCACGGGCAATCCCATCATGGACCTCGTGCAAAAGGCGCATCCCCGCACGATCGCCGCGGAGTACTCGAATTTTTACCTGTACGATGCGGACGGGAAGCTCGTCGACGACGCGATCGCCGCGGAAAACAGGGAAGAATTCGAATCCGTGGTCACCGGCATCACCAAAGCCGCGCCTTATCTCAGCCCGCATCTTTCGGCCGAGCACGTCGTGGACCAGCATCCGCAGACGCGCGCCGTGCCGCCGCCCCTCCGCCAATGGTTCAAGGAATCTCAGGTGATTTATTCCGGAGCGGATCTGGCCTTTCACGCGGGAAGATATTATTCTCAGGAAAACGAATTTGAAGGACCGAATCTCGTTTTCCCCGAAGGCTACGATCAGGTGCTGAAGAACCTGACGCGCCTTGATTACGCGCACATCCTGACCGGCCATCAAGTCCGCGTCGTGCGGTGGAATCCGCATGCCGTGTGCGTAGACACGGACCATGGGGAATTTCTGGGGGATTGCGCGCTGATCACGCTGCCGCTCGGCGTTCTCCAGGCGGGCATCGTGCGGTTCGAGCCGGACCTGCCGCAGTGGAAGCGCGCGGCGCTCGAACGCCTGGGCATGGGCGTTCTGGACATGGTGTTCCTCGATTTCGGCCAGGTGTTCTGGCCGGCGGACCGCGACTTCATCGGCATCGCGAGCCCGGACGCGCCGTTCACCCGTTTCGTCAATCGTTTCCGGCTGACGCAGGCGCCCGTCCTCGTGGCGCTTGCCGGCGGCAACAAGGCGCGCAAGATGGAGATTCTGGACGACGATGAGATCGTGGCGCAGGCCATGACGTCCTTGCGCGTGGCTTTTCCCGGGGCGCCGCAGCCGGTGAGGACGCGCATCACGCGCTGGGCCACGGACCCGCTGGCTTGCGGGTCCTATTCTTACATTCCCACCGGCGCCTCGCCGGACGATTACGAAATTCTGTCCCAGCCCGTGGCGGACCGCCTTTTTTTTGCGGGCGAAGCCACGAACAAACAGTTTCCCTGCACGGTCCACGGCGCTTATCTGTCCGGCCTCAGGGAAGCGGCGCGGCTGCTCGCTTAA
- a CDS encoding response regulator transcription factor has protein sequence MGALRILIVDDERPIRRFLKATLASEGYRIFEAVDAQTALEASVSVRPDVIFLDLGLPDKDGVEVAKEIRSRSSIPIIILSVRDEEADKVAALYAGADDYLTKPFSNAELLARLHAVLRRWMPHSKNQVFKTGRLTVDIERRLVSVDDNPVHLSPTEYTVLKTLVMQAGKVVTHKTFFQEVWNKAEMAVKADHLLRVTISNLRSKIEPDPDRPVYILTEPLIGYRLSYKP, from the coding sequence ATGGGCGCTCTCCGCATTCTGATCGTGGACGACGAAAGGCCGATCCGCCGCTTTTTGAAGGCGACGCTGGCTTCGGAGGGCTACCGGATTTTCGAGGCCGTCGACGCGCAGACCGCGCTCGAGGCGTCGGTGTCCGTGCGCCCGGACGTGATCTTCCTGGACCTGGGGCTGCCGGACAAAGACGGCGTGGAAGTGGCCAAGGAAATCCGCAGCCGCTCTTCCATTCCCATCATCATCCTGTCGGTCCGCGACGAAGAGGCGGACAAAGTGGCCGCGCTCTATGCCGGCGCCGACGACTATCTGACCAAGCCGTTCAGCAACGCGGAGCTCCTGGCGCGTCTGCATGCGGTCCTGCGGCGGTGGATGCCGCACAGTAAAAATCAGGTTTTCAAGACGGGCAGGCTCACCGTGGACATCGAGCGGCGCCTGGTGAGCGTGGATGACAATCCCGTTCATTTGTCGCCGACCGAGTACACGGTTTTGAAAACGCTGGTGATGCAGGCGGGAAAAGTCGTGACGCATAAGACTTTTTTCCAGGAAGTCTGGAACAAAGCCGAGATGGCCGTGAAGGCCGACCATCTGCTGCGGGTGACGATCAGCAACCTGCGCAGCAAGATCGAGCCGGACCCGGACCGGCCAGTCTACATTTTGACCGAACCGCTCATCGGCTACCGCCTTTCTTACAAGCCCTGA
- a CDS encoding DUF4118 domain-containing protein yields the protein MIPKSFRNPYVLSLALAVLATVVAWFAQAVVPARDLSMFYLLAVVIAALFWGKGPAIAASITCVLLYDFFFVPPRFSLMAFSHKDWIPLGVFLVVGLIISNLTARVRASTLAAEKEKLLSLLLSSVSHDLRTPLVSITGTLSRLLEHTALDEDTRRELIETAYEESERLNHLVGNLLDMTRVESGALKISPRPCEVRDLIGVSLQQFSKQQLNGRNIRIQVAEDLPEVSMDYALMMKVLGNVIENALKYSPPGSPLEIRASRARDRLLFEILDQGFGIPDKERARIFEKFYRVQGPRKIPGTGLGLSICKGIVEAHGGMMWAEKNSPEGTKVVITLPWKVEEDA from the coding sequence TTGATTCCCAAGAGCTTTCGCAATCCGTATGTCCTGAGCCTGGCCTTGGCAGTCCTCGCGACGGTGGTGGCCTGGTTTGCCCAGGCCGTCGTGCCGGCACGGGACCTCAGCATGTTTTACCTGCTGGCGGTGGTGATCGCGGCGCTTTTCTGGGGAAAAGGCCCGGCCATCGCGGCCTCGATCACGTGCGTGCTGCTCTACGATTTTTTTTTCGTGCCCCCGCGTTTCAGCCTCATGGCTTTCAGCCACAAGGACTGGATCCCGCTCGGAGTCTTCCTGGTCGTGGGCCTGATCATCAGCAATCTGACGGCGCGCGTGCGCGCCAGCACCCTTGCCGCGGAAAAAGAAAAACTCCTGTCCCTTTTGCTCAGCTCGGTGTCGCACGACCTGAGGACGCCGCTCGTCTCCATCACGGGAACCTTGAGCCGGCTTCTCGAGCACACGGCTCTCGACGAAGACACGCGGCGCGAGCTCATCGAAACCGCCTACGAAGAATCCGAACGCCTCAATCATCTCGTCGGGAACCTGCTGGACATGACGCGCGTGGAATCCGGCGCGCTCAAGATTTCCCCGCGGCCGTGCGAGGTTCGGGATCTCATCGGCGTTTCGCTGCAGCAATTTTCCAAACAGCAGCTGAACGGACGGAACATCCGTATCCAGGTCGCCGAAGACCTGCCGGAAGTAAGCATGGACTACGCGCTCATGATGAAGGTCCTCGGCAACGTGATTGAGAACGCCTTGAAATATTCGCCGCCGGGGTCGCCGCTGGAGATCCGCGCGTCGCGGGCCCGGGACAGGCTGCTTTTCGAGATCCTGGACCAGGGGTTCGGCATTCCCGACAAAGAAAGGGCGCGCATTTTTGAAAAATTCTACCGCGTCCAGGGCCCGCGGAAAATTCCAGGAACGGGCCTGGGGCTTTCGATCTGCAAGGGGATCGTGGAAGCGCATGGAGGCATGATGTGGGCTGAAAAAAATTCGCCGGAAGGCACCAAAGTGGTGATCACGCTTCCGTGGAAAGTCGAGGAAGACGCGTGA
- a CDS encoding universal stress protein: MLLTKKVERPRELKWYQAGAMLYGDWGTSKAYVLGIAFGLSGHASWFFLGLMSLLTSFVAVCYMIICRIYPDGGGVYSAVKHRSQLLAVIGALLLVADYVVTVSLSALDAFHYFHFAHPALWAIAAILMIGALNWVGPSTVGTIATWIALAASVAAGILFLFTVPHLGRVELASPPSDWGHNWSVFVGIVLALSGVEAIANMTGVMVEPVEKTSKQAIWPVLLEVSLLTFLLGIAMNAIPGLTGHTEDMLRALGDHYIGPWYGNLISLIFGFLLLSAANTAVGALASIQFVMSKDRELPPAFSRLNRFGMPELALIVATLVPILVLVVEHDLIGLAALYAIGVVGAITLNLASCATNSALSLKSHERLLLGGAALVLLFVEATICVQKHNALLFVGSILTAGLSLRFVSKKLLPLEVVEVPAVNVLTVSEAHELASLYRSSFLVSVRSMNRHLLQEAVLRAKALGEKAVYLNFVEQTPPSRELPMEVEPSSEAVKLLAAAQAEIERQGLTAIPIWQFGDNPGKMIARAAKELEVNTVMIGTTKRSALVNLLRGDVLRTLVSNLARNCHLLISN, from the coding sequence ATGCTGCTCACTAAAAAAGTAGAACGGCCGCGCGAACTGAAATGGTACCAGGCCGGGGCCATGCTTTACGGCGACTGGGGGACGAGCAAGGCGTACGTCCTCGGGATTGCCTTCGGGCTTTCCGGGCATGCCTCCTGGTTTTTTCTGGGGCTGATGTCGCTGCTCACCTCCTTTGTCGCCGTGTGTTACATGATCATCTGCCGCATTTATCCCGACGGGGGCGGCGTGTATTCCGCGGTGAAACACCGCTCGCAGCTTCTCGCCGTGATCGGCGCGCTGCTTCTCGTGGCCGACTACGTGGTCACGGTTTCTTTGAGCGCGCTCGACGCCTTCCATTATTTTCATTTCGCGCATCCCGCGCTCTGGGCCATTGCCGCGATCCTGATGATCGGCGCGCTGAACTGGGTCGGGCCCAGCACCGTGGGCACCATCGCGACCTGGATCGCGCTCGCGGCTTCCGTCGCCGCGGGGATTTTGTTTTTATTTACGGTGCCGCATTTGGGGCGCGTGGAACTCGCGTCCCCGCCTTCGGATTGGGGCCACAATTGGAGCGTGTTCGTCGGGATCGTCCTGGCGCTGTCGGGCGTCGAGGCCATTGCCAACATGACCGGCGTCATGGTCGAGCCCGTGGAAAAGACTTCGAAACAGGCGATCTGGCCCGTGCTGCTGGAAGTTTCGCTCCTGACGTTTCTGCTGGGCATCGCGATGAATGCGATTCCCGGGCTCACGGGACATACCGAAGACATGCTTCGCGCCTTGGGCGACCATTACATCGGCCCCTGGTACGGCAATCTCATCTCACTGATCTTCGGCTTTCTGCTGCTTTCGGCCGCCAACACCGCGGTCGGCGCGCTGGCGAGCATTCAGTTCGTCATGTCCAAAGACCGTGAGCTGCCGCCGGCTTTTTCGCGCCTGAACCGTTTCGGCATGCCGGAACTGGCGCTGATCGTGGCCACGCTCGTGCCGATCCTTGTCCTGGTTGTCGAGCATGACCTCATCGGACTTGCCGCGCTGTACGCGATCGGAGTCGTGGGCGCCATCACGCTGAACCTGGCGAGCTGCGCCACGAATTCCGCGCTCTCCCTCAAAAGTCACGAGCGTCTGCTGCTGGGCGGGGCCGCGCTTGTCCTTCTTTTCGTCGAAGCGACGATCTGCGTGCAAAAACACAATGCCCTTCTCTTCGTGGGAAGCATCCTCACCGCGGGCCTGTCGCTGCGTTTTGTCTCGAAGAAGCTGCTGCCGCTGGAGGTCGTCGAAGTTCCGGCCGTCAACGTGCTGACGGTTTCCGAGGCGCACGAGCTCGCTTCGCTTTACCGTTCTTCGTTTCTGGTTTCCGTTCGCTCCATGAACCGGCACCTGCTGCAGGAAGCCGTGCTGCGTGCCAAGGCGCTCGGCGAGAAGGCGGTCTACCTGAACTTCGTGGAACAAACGCCTCCGTCCAGAGAACTGCCCATGGAAGTGGAGCCATCCTCGGAAGCCGTGAAGCTGCTGGCGGCCGCCCAGGCGGAAATCGAAAGGCAGGGGCTGACCGCCATTCCGATTTGGCAGTTCGGGGACAATCCGGGAAAGATGATTGCCCGCGCCGCGAAGGAACTCGAAGTCAATACCGTGATGATCGGGACCACGAAAAGGAGCGCGCTGGTCAACCTGCTCCGCGGCGACGTGCTGCGCACGCTCGTCAGCAATCTGGCGCGCAACTGCCATCTCCTGATCAGCAATTAA
- a CDS encoding P-II family nitrogen regulator, giving the protein MKKIEAIIRPEKLELLRQHLEKIGYPGMMVTKMEGHGKQGGVTHQFRGTEYKTSFLPKLRIEIVVTDAQVKKLSDAIVEVCRSGSVGDGKIFISSVENTIRIRTGESGEAAV; this is encoded by the coding sequence ATGAAAAAAATCGAAGCAATCATCCGGCCTGAAAAGCTGGAGTTACTCAGGCAGCATCTGGAAAAAATCGGCTATCCCGGCATGATGGTCACGAAGATGGAAGGCCACGGCAAGCAGGGCGGCGTGACGCATCAGTTCCGCGGCACGGAGTACAAGACCTCGTTCCTGCCGAAACTCAGGATCGAGATCGTGGTGACGGACGCGCAGGTCAAGAAGCTGTCCGATGCCATCGTCGAAGTCTGCCGTTCCGGGTCGGTCGGTGACGGAAAAATCTTCATCTCTTCCGTCGAAAATACGATCCGCATCCGTACCGGAGAATCCGGGGAAGCGGCCGTTTAA
- a CDS encoding ammonium transporter: MINRFLKKWRDPKERRLFYALLGGKMGGVALLFLLIAGIPAFFGTKVYAAEETVSYINPINTMWTLIAAFLVFFMQSGFMMLEAGFARSRETINILLEGIVDTCLCGILFWAWGFGWMFGAGNGLIGNQFYFLHGIPDTYGSSGVATLAFFLFQFAFADCTSTITSGAMVGRTGFIGDLLYSFVVSGFIYPILGHWAWGPDGWLALMQPAAFRDFAGSTVIHTIGGMIALAGAIALGPRLGRKFKRDGGGPMPGHDMTIAAVGTVILWFGWYGFNPGSTLSAMDLQGIGRVATNTTLAACAGGLSALFFVFPRTKIWDCGMTCNGILAGLVAITCPCYWVSPGGSIIIGVIAGVLVVLATDLLEHWRIDDPVGAWPVHGINGIWGTISLGLFATGQYGLPSPTGMDSSVVVKGLFYGGGMTQLMAQTTGNVIIGIAALVSGLILMYAVKATGHLRVSTEGELQGLDVHEHGGSAYPELEAVTQVR, translated from the coding sequence ATGATCAATCGATTTTTGAAAAAATGGAGAGATCCGAAAGAGCGTCGTCTTTTTTATGCGCTTTTGGGCGGCAAGATGGGGGGCGTGGCGCTGCTTTTCCTGTTGATCGCCGGGATCCCCGCTTTTTTTGGAACGAAAGTTTACGCGGCCGAAGAGACTGTTTCGTACATCAATCCGATCAATACGATGTGGACGCTGATTGCGGCGTTTCTCGTGTTTTTCATGCAGTCCGGCTTCATGATGCTGGAAGCGGGGTTTGCGCGTTCCCGTGAAACCATCAACATCCTCCTGGAAGGAATCGTCGATACCTGCCTTTGCGGCATTCTTTTCTGGGCTTGGGGATTTGGATGGATGTTCGGCGCGGGGAACGGTTTGATCGGAAACCAGTTTTATTTCCTGCACGGCATTCCGGACACCTACGGAAGCTCGGGCGTGGCGACGCTGGCGTTTTTCCTTTTCCAGTTCGCTTTCGCCGACTGCACCTCGACGATCACTTCGGGCGCCATGGTGGGCCGTACAGGATTCATCGGGGACCTGCTGTACAGCTTTGTCGTCAGCGGTTTTATTTACCCGATCCTCGGCCACTGGGCCTGGGGACCGGACGGCTGGCTTGCTCTCATGCAGCCGGCGGCGTTCCGTGACTTCGCCGGTTCGACCGTCATTCACACGATCGGCGGCATGATCGCCCTCGCGGGCGCCATTGCCCTCGGGCCTCGTCTCGGACGCAAGTTCAAGCGCGACGGCGGCGGACCCATGCCCGGCCACGACATGACGATCGCGGCTGTCGGCACGGTCATCCTGTGGTTTGGCTGGTATGGTTTTAACCCGGGCAGCACGCTCTCGGCCATGGACCTCCAGGGCATCGGGCGCGTTGCCACGAACACGACGCTCGCGGCTTGCGCGGGCGGTCTCTCGGCGCTGTTCTTTGTTTTTCCGCGCACGAAGATCTGGGACTGCGGCATGACCTGTAACGGCATTCTCGCGGGTCTGGTCGCCATCACGTGCCCGTGCTACTGGGTTTCTCCGGGCGGTTCCATCATCATCGGCGTGATCGCTGGCGTGCTGGTCGTGCTCGCTACGGACCTGCTCGAACATTGGCGCATTGACGATCCCGTCGGCGCTTGGCCCGTTCACGGCATCAACGGCATTTGGGGTACGATCAGCCTGGGGCTTTTCGCCACGGGGCAGTACGGTCTTCCTTCGCCGACCGGCATGGATTCTTCCGTTGTCGTAAAAGGCCTTTTCTACGGCGGCGGCATGACGCAGCTCATGGCGCAGACCACCGGTAACGTCATCATCGGGATCGCGGCCCTTGTTTCCGGCCTGATCCTCATGTACGCGGTCAAGGCCACCGGCCATCTTCGCGTTTCGACCGAAGGCGAGCTCCAGGGCCTGGATGTCCATGAACACGGCGGCTCGGCTTATCCGGAACTCGAAGCCGTGACTCAGGTTCGCTAA